CCGCTAACGCTGCTGATAGGAGACCTCCAATCTACTTTCCTTCTTCAAATATGGATCCAACTCAGAACCAAGCATCTACACCTGGTCAGAATCCGTCGGTTATAGATCTGACTacccaaaatccccaatatTCTTCCGCATCCTACCAAACTCCACCTCCTCCTCAAAACAACAACCCCAAAATTCCAccccatcctcaaaatacccacCATCAAACCGCTCCACCACCACAAAATCAGAACCAatatcaaaaccaaaatactttAAATCCCCAAACACCCCACCACCACTTAAATCAGAATAGCTATCCACAGACTTAACCACAGAATTATCAAACCGCTCAAAATGCCCAGAGTCCCTCTGTAGCTCCACCCTTACCCAAAAGGTCCACTTTCTAAAATCTCGTCCCTGCCGAGTGCGATGTGCACAGTTCTGAGTAGGACCATTATGAGGAACATGAAAGGGAGTGGACGACAAAGGAAGAGGCAAAGTTTGAcataaaagaagagatcaaGAAATCCATAAAAGATCTCCAATGCATGCCTAATATTACCGGGCTTAGTTATTTAGACTTAtgtattcatccaaatttgTACCTTCAAGAAGGGTTCAAGATCCCAAAGTTTGACACCTTCGGAGGAGTGGGCAACCCTATGGCTCATCTAAGAGCCTACTGTGACCAGCTCGTGGGAGTTGGAAGGGATGAAACTTTATTGATGTGTCTCTTCAGCCGAAGCTTGTGCGGAGAAGCTCTTGAATGGTTCACCTCGCATGAAACCTGACAATGGCCCAGCTGGAATGCATTGGCCAAAGATTTTATCGATCGATTCACTTACAGCGTAGAAATTGTTCCAGATCGATACTCTTtggaaaagataaagaaaaaatcaacCGAGAGTTATAGGGAGTTTTCTTATAGGTGGAGAAAAGAAGCGGCGAGGGTGAGACCGCCCATGTctagaaaaagaaattttagaaGTGTTCTTGTGGGTGCGAGAGACCGATTATTAAGATCGAATCTTGTTGCTCGTATGAGAAAAATTTGTCGAGATAGTCAAagttggtgagactatcgaagacCGATTGAAAACGGTGAAGATAACCCGTGTTGCTGCATCGCCCGGATCATCTGGAACGTTgaagaaaaaaggagaaaaaatcgCTGCTATTTCATGTGGGGGAAAGATAACCCACAGAAGCTCGTTATATTCCCAAGGTCATTCTCGGACTTCCCAAAATTCCTACCAAGCTTTCTACATGCAAGATAGTCATCCCAATAATCCTCCAATTTATCATGATGCTACCGCCACTTATCCAAACGTCCAAGCTCCACTATCCCAAAGTCCATCCCCGAATTACCAAAATTCATCTCCAATTTACCCAAATCATCCTCCATCCTACCAAATTCCATCTCCTTACCAGGGTGTTTCTCCGAATTATGCTAACGTGCAGTCGAGCTACCGAGAACCCCCTCCTTCatatcaagtccaagctccacCATATCAAAATCCCCACCCGAACTACCAAGCTCTAATGCCAAACTACAAGACAAACTCATATCCCAGAAATCAAGCTCCCCGTCTGAATAATCGAGGTTATCAACAGATGCCTCCCCCACAAGGAAGTTATCCCCCTCGACCATGGTTTGAGAAGAAACCTTCGAGAAATTTCACCGCGCTTGCAGAAAGCCGAACAAAGCTGTACAAGAGACTGGCTGCAGCCAAATATA
This window of the Solanum pennellii chromosome 2, SPENNV200 genome carries:
- the LOC107009747 gene encoding uncharacterized protein LOC107009747 codes for the protein MDTTIYKAATMTLDEDMASLMKIKKNVEMETKDLREKLDMLRLNVQEREARESRIESETTTLLAKSMSLDEELTVEMEEFASMIEKMAALRKKNKAFHSNMIDKLQKMQEKCPVYEQGANRGPNNAHPGENGEDDDEEIVHKPPFLGHHPYFTRSKGPADSFCRQSSDKGNAVMGDNNEKLMQQIAEMRVEMQRRQALPSPGFAANAADRRPPIYFPSSNMDPTQNQASTPVKVGETIEDRLKTVKITRVAASPGSSGTLKKKGEKIAAISCGGKITHRSSLYSQGHSRTSQNSYQAFYMQDSHPNNPPIYHDATATYPNVQAPLSQSPSPNYQNSSPIYPNHPPSYQIPSPYQGVSPNYANVQSSYREPPPSYQVQAPPYQNPHPNYQALMPNYKTNSYPRNQAPRLNNRGYQQMPPPQGSYPPRPWFEKKPSRNFTALAESRTKLYKRLAAAKYIHPVGPKPVDINSIIYRSDQRYAYYSKSVGNETEDCINLKHKIQD